Proteins encoded in a region of the Nicotiana tomentosiformis chromosome 9, ASM39032v3, whole genome shotgun sequence genome:
- the LOC104113653 gene encoding oxaloacetate tautomerase FAHD1, mitochondrial isoform X1, producing MCAKIQTISIARNLVCGGAARAIGKSFASRNMATATTAAHENLLTVGSKIIAVGRNYAAHAKELGNAVPKEPVLFMKPTSSYLMNGGTIEVPHPLESLDHEVELAVVISQRARDVPEATAMDYVGGYALALDMTAREIQATAKSAGLPWTVAKGQDTFTPISSVLPKSMVPDPHDIELWLKVDGEIRQKGSTSDMIFKIPFLISHISSIMTLLQGDVILTGTPKGVGPVKVGQKIDAGITGLLDVHFDVGRRPGAKQQ from the exons ATGTGTGCGAAAATTCAAACAATCAGTATTGCTCGAAACCTAGTGTGCGGTGGCGCTGCTAGAGCAATCGGAAAATCATTTGCATCGAGGAACATGGCAACCGCCACGACGGCAGCACATGAAAATCTTCTCACCGTCGGCAGTAAAATCATCGCCGTCGGTCGTAACTACGCCGCTCATGCCAAAGAACTCGGTAACGCAGTACCTaag GAGCCAGTGTTGTTTATGAAGCCCACATCCTCGTATTTGATGAACGGAGGGACAATCGAAGTTCCTCATCCATTGGAATCACTGGATCACGAGGTGGAGTTGGCAGTTGTGATAAGCCAAAGGGCTAGGGATGTACCTGAAGCCACTGCTATGGACTATGTTGGAG GTTATGCACTTGCTTTGGATATGACTGCGAGGGAGATCCAAGCTACTGCAAAG TCTGCAGGCCTGCCGTGGACTGTTGCTAAGGGCCAAGACACATTCACTCCTATCAGCTCAGTT TTACCTAAGTCGATGGTGCCAGATCCCCATGATATAGAATTGTGGCTGAAG GTTGACGGAGAAATTCGGCAAAAAGGCTCGACAAGTGATATGATATTCAAGATCCCATTTTTGATTAGCCACATAAGTTCGATCATGACTCTTCTTCAGGGAGATGTTATTTTAACTG GGACTCCCAAAGGAGTTGGCCCTGTTAAGGTAGGCCAAAAGATTGATGCTGGCATAACGGGTCTCCTGGATGTTCACTTTGATGTTGGAAGACGCCCAGGAGCAAAACAACAATGA
- the LOC104113653 gene encoding oxaloacetate tautomerase FAHD1, mitochondrial isoform X2, with protein MCAKIQTISIARNLVCGGAARAIGKSFASRNMATATTAAHENLLTVGSKIIAVGRNYAAHAKELGNAVPKEPVLFMKPTSSYLMNGGTIEVPHPLESLDHEVELAVVISQRARDVPEATAMDYVGGYALALDMTAREIQATAKSAGLPWTVAKGQDTFTPISSLPKSMVPDPHDIELWLKVDGEIRQKGSTSDMIFKIPFLISHISSIMTLLQGDVILTGTPKGVGPVKVGQKIDAGITGLLDVHFDVGRRPGAKQQ; from the exons ATGTGTGCGAAAATTCAAACAATCAGTATTGCTCGAAACCTAGTGTGCGGTGGCGCTGCTAGAGCAATCGGAAAATCATTTGCATCGAGGAACATGGCAACCGCCACGACGGCAGCACATGAAAATCTTCTCACCGTCGGCAGTAAAATCATCGCCGTCGGTCGTAACTACGCCGCTCATGCCAAAGAACTCGGTAACGCAGTACCTaag GAGCCAGTGTTGTTTATGAAGCCCACATCCTCGTATTTGATGAACGGAGGGACAATCGAAGTTCCTCATCCATTGGAATCACTGGATCACGAGGTGGAGTTGGCAGTTGTGATAAGCCAAAGGGCTAGGGATGTACCTGAAGCCACTGCTATGGACTATGTTGGAG GTTATGCACTTGCTTTGGATATGACTGCGAGGGAGATCCAAGCTACTGCAAAG TCTGCAGGCCTGCCGTGGACTGTTGCTAAGGGCCAAGACACATTCACTCCTATCAGCTCA TTACCTAAGTCGATGGTGCCAGATCCCCATGATATAGAATTGTGGCTGAAG GTTGACGGAGAAATTCGGCAAAAAGGCTCGACAAGTGATATGATATTCAAGATCCCATTTTTGATTAGCCACATAAGTTCGATCATGACTCTTCTTCAGGGAGATGTTATTTTAACTG GGACTCCCAAAGGAGTTGGCCCTGTTAAGGTAGGCCAAAAGATTGATGCTGGCATAACGGGTCTCCTGGATGTTCACTTTGATGTTGGAAGACGCCCAGGAGCAAAACAACAATGA
- the LOC104113652 gene encoding uncharacterized protein, with protein MEEMKEIQHKLLRVNGINMHIAEMGQGPIVLFLHGFPELWYSWRYQMPFMAGHGYRAVAPDLRGFGDTTGALNDDFTKFTTLHVVGDIVELLNIISPDQEKVFVVGHDWGAMIAWALCLYRPDKVKALVNMSVPFTPQNPIIRPIARLRATYGDEYYIIRFQEPGEIEEEFAQIGTKTVLEKLLTNRNPEPLKVPKGKPFDKSPVKLPPWLTEKEVDYYATKYEQTGFTGGLNYYRALDLNWELTAPWTGAKIKVPVKFIVGDLDITYNAAGVKDYIHKGGLKKDVPLLEDVVILKGVAHFLQQEKPDEVNKHIHAFLQGFSSSD; from the exons ATGGAGGAAATGAAGGAGATTCAACACAAGTTATTGAGAGTGAATGGGATAAACATGCACATAGCTGAAATGGGCCAAGGCCCAATAGTTCTATTCCTTCACGGCTTCCCGGAACTATGGTACTCGTGGCGCTACCAAATGCCGTTCATGGCGGGCCATGGCTACCGGGCGGTAGCCCCGGACCTACGCGGGTTCGGAGACACCACCGGAGCACTCAATGATGACTTCACCAAGTTCACCACTCTCCATGTTGTTGGTGACATTGTGGAACTTCTTAATATCATTTCCCCTGACCAAGAGAAAGTGTTTGTAGTGGGCCATGATTGGGGAGCTATGATTGCTTGGGCTTTGTGTTTGTATAGGCCCGATAAGGTCAAGGCCCTTGTTAACATGAGTGTTCCTTTCACTCCACAAAACCCAATTATTAGGCCCATTGCTCGTCTACGTGCTACTTATGGAGATGAGTACTATATTATCAGATTCcag GAACCTGgagaaatagaagaagaatttGCTCAAATAGGGACCAAGACAGTTTTGGAGAAGCTATTGACTAATCGAAACCCTGAACCACTGAAGGTGCCTAAAGGAAAGCCATTTGATAAAAGTCCAGTCAAATTACCCCCTTGGCTGACTGAAAAAGAAGTTGATTACTATGCTACCAAATATGAGCAGACTGGCTTCACTGGTGGATTGAATTATTACAGAGCTCTTGATCT AAACTGGGAACTGACAGCACCATGGACTGGGGCTAAAATAAAAGTACCAGTGAAGTTCATAGTAGGAGATTTGGACATAACTTACAATGCAGCAGGAGTCAAGGATTATATACACAAGGGTGGATTAAAGAAAGATGTACCTTTGCTAGAAGATGTGGTTATCTTGAAAGGGGTGGCTCATTTTCTTCAACAAGAAAAGCCTGATGAAGTTAACAAACACATCCATGCCTTCTTACAGGGATTTTCTTCCTCTGATTAA